Part of the Drosophila kikkawai strain 14028-0561.14 chromosome 3L, DkikHiC1v2, whole genome shotgun sequence genome is shown below.
AAcatgtaattttttgttgtttctgttttttgggACGGCCTACAAAAATGATACGCTGCATTGAGTGAAATCGTAATGGGTTAAGAAATCTTTCTTAAAAGGTTAAAAGGGGGCAGAGCAATCAGAAAGCGCACAATACACAATACGCACTGGGGAGATAATGATAAGACGAGACGAGGCAAAAGGCAGCCAAAGAACACAGTGGTGTAGTTACAGGGGGGTTCAAGAAACCCcagaaatgtaataaaatatatagtaaattcAAAGataattaacttaaaaatttaattaaattattaattaccaCAAAAATCCAAAACCCTTTTATAATTTCGGCTGCTTACACCtctgataaatatatatatactaccTCTCTCTCGTCCCTCTCTTTCCCTGGGTAATTACATGCcgtaaaaccaaaataaatacgcACAGATAAAGATGCACAGAGATGCAGAGAAGATACAGATACCAGCAGAGTTGGGGGCTTCTCTTggtctttaatttttttgtcctCGCAAAACGAaagcccccaaaaaaaatcAGCGCAAGGCATTAAAACCAATCGAACAAAAGCCGATAAACGTTGTTTAATCAAATGTAAATGTTTATACCCCGAGTTTCACTTTTGTACCTCAATTACAAGAGTGTTTGTTCTGGCCAGAaagcagaaacaaaaaatatacaatattttccAGCTGACCCACATGGGGTTCGTTATCGTTgtccatttatatatatatattttttatttgactgatcgtaaatatttacccaagtatttatatattggaaTGTTAAAGGAGAAACAGATGAAATGATGTTAAAAACAGCAGGAAACAAATCGGAAAGTGACAGAGAAATTACCGAAAGTGTTTTTAATGTGGGGTATATATTGttgttttacaaatttttatattaaatgaattttttaatgaattttaaagtattacaaaaaatatttttgtgtgaTTTTTAAGGGGTAACTTGTTAAATTTGTCTCTCCAAAAATAATGaagttattattaattttgttcatgttcaaaaaaaaaatctagcaagtacattttttaaattattcattaGGTTTATGTGttgacaaattattattttaaaatgaagaGTTTCTAAAGcaaattttaagctttaaataaataaaataaaatttaatatataaagaacACAAAATaaggaattaaaatacacaagTTCAAATGTTTTATTCaagcatatatattatttattaaaaatataattatattcaaattaattttaaataaaataaaccttagtttattattttttaaatataaataaattaaaaacaacataAGCTTGTAATTTAATTCACAGTTCAAGTTCAACCAACACAAATTcctaataaacaaatacagaactttgcaattaaatgataaataagGTGTTTCTTTTATAACCCTAAAGTTTCCatgctttatttttgtgttggtATTCTGGACTCTGCCAATTCCCATCTTTCTTCGAAGTTAGCTTTCAACTTTGGCGGCGATCAATAAATGATCAATGGCCCAAAGCATTTCGATTTCAGGCAAActcatttaatttgttttctgatTCCGCCAAGTCCAAGTCCCCAGTCCAAGCAAGAAggcaataacaaaataaagcaaagcccaaaaaactatacaaaaattcACCTGTAATAACGTCGCAgaaaaaatgaagaagaaaACGAATGAAGCGGagacaaaaacaagaacagaACAGAGAGAACACAGAGAGGAAGAGAAGAAAAAGTAGAGAGAACGAACCCGAAATCACAAAACCAGATTTActactaatttaaattcttggcatacaaaatattctacaaaaaacaacaaaaaaatcaacaaaagtgaagaaaaaaaaacaaaatacaacgcaaaaaacaacaaattttgtGTATTGATTAACGAAACGAAGCGAAAATGCCTTTTATTGACCAAATATTGACAGACAGAGTTCCACATAGAACCATTACCAAGAACCCCCTATACCATCTCCTCGCCTTACTTTTCTAccatttccgtttcctttTTAGCttctagaaatataaatacatttttatctGATGGATTGACATTCGTTTTATCTGTTTAAAGTGCACATTTTGGTGAAACAAAGTGCCAAGAAACATTtactcatcatcatcaccggACACAAAGACAATTTCCACAAAGTTTAGTCATGGCTCCGATGGTTCAATGGATCGATATTTCTTTTTAGCACGTGTAAGCCATAGTACACAGAGTATGGCTCTTATTCACAGGTCCAAGTTGATAATTTTATATGGCAGCAACGGCGGCATTTTATGTTAATCAACTGAAAAAacttatatgtatgtattgtcattaattatgcatttattttaagctCGCCGCTGGCTGTGACCACATTTGATATGAAAACCTCGATTCACATTTTGAGAAACTGAAAGTTGGCCTAAAAACACAGTTAGGAATCGCCCCTGGGCCATATGCATTGTCGTTAGAttcggatttggatttggatttggatttgttttttgtttaaattggACTTGGATTGGGTTGGGTCGTGCTTGCCGGTTTAGTTGGTGTTCAGATGGGATTTTTCCGCTTCAGAAAGATGAAGAatataagtttattttatttaaaaattttacacGAATTATAtgctttaaaaacatatttattttagactAAAAGAAACGTATTTCCATAAAGAAATGCTTAGTTAGACatgtaaaaattattatagcttaaaaacatatttattttagactAAAAGAAATGTATTTCCGTTAACAAATGCTTAGTTAGAAatgtaaaaattattataaattaaaatcaaattttgtgaagaaatttctttaaatttaaaactaaaataaatctgATATCATGTCATCcttatataaattcttttaaattctGTAACTTCTCGGCAAACCTCTCAAAAAGACCCAGTTTTCCAAGTCAATCTTGAGTTATATTCTCTGGGGAACACGCCCTCTCTTTTGGCTATGACAAAAGCCCCACTTgagatatatttttgtatatatatattggttAGTAACGAACCAGAAGTAGCACTTGACTTGCTTAAAGCCGAGCAAGCTGACATACAAAAGAATCATTCAagacatatatacatacaagaCCTAGAAGATGGCAGAAGATCAGAGATGAGAGAAAACCCAGAGGAAGACGAATCATGATGATCATCAACAATTACCGCACTATAACTACGCAGCATtcgcaataataataataacactgaactaaacaaaaatacttGAGGATACACtacaacttttatttatattacttaatatgtaaaatatatttttaaaaatatttcaaactaatttaaaatattcttcatataataataataatttcgtaattaaaaaaaactatttttcaaGCAAATCTTAGTTTTACCTCTTACcttaattctttattttaaagccCAGTGTAATGTAAGCAGACTGCGTGCAAAATCGAACAGCAAAAACAGCGGCACATAGATACAAAATCTCACAGATACACATACAATATACAGTagagatatacagtagagaaGCCACAAGAAGCGGGTCTCCTACATACCCCCCGGAAACCCGGCTCTACTCATCTGGAAGCTTGTTTTGCCGACTCGTCTTTAGCAAgtgatttcaatttaattgacAGTCCTTGAACTTGACTTAAACGCAACGCATAACACaaacaacaatagcaataaaaacaacacaaacaacaataacaagaaTAACAACAACTACGACATCTCTTTGCTCTCGATTTgcctggaaaaaaataaataaagtgcaAGTCTACTTCAAGTCTTCTGTGGCCAGGAAAGAGTGTCTTTCCGCTGGAAGAGTCTgcttatttttatagattttattcgtttatagatttaatttttatggattttaaataagtttatttgctatatttttatgggttttatatatttaaaagaaataaaattaaatcatttgaaTATGTATCTGTTTTTAGTATGTTTAAGCCATTTCGtttatagatttaatttttatggattttaaataagtttatttgctaaatttttatgggttttatatattaaaaagaaataaaattaaatagctttaaatatttatttgtttttagtaTATTTAAGCCATAAAATGCAGACATattaaaaagagaaaaatacgATAAATAGATAATAAGATGCGTAGATAATAAAAcaggtttatatttttataaataacaagCTCTacttttatagttttttttttatattatcaaCATTTTGCAGACATAAAggctatttataaaaaatatttgcagtAGATGAGACCTTCAAATGtatctataaataaatcagtTATTATTAGctattgttttgctttttcaaaatattttgagtgacttaaaatatatattattgcataaaaaaactatataaaaattaagaaaatatcctatgatatttctataaatttgtttgtcttttataataaattaagttccataaatattaattatttccttGGAATTAAAAAAGGGACTTTAATCTTCGCTTTAAGCTTTTATTTCCATTACTTCCCTTTTTATCATTTCTCTTATTCATTTTAATCTGCAttttcctcctccttcttcttttttttgttgacaaAGTTAAGCAGCAAAGCCGCacactaaataaaaatacaaaaaaaatacaaataaagtaGAGGCAGGCCGCAAAAGTTGCTCATTTGCGATTTCGGACAGTATTTTTTTACTGCTCTTTCGTCGTcatattttttggcaaataaatctttttaaaacaACCAAAGAAGCACCGACACACAAGCGGATATCCAGATATATAACTACATATATTGCTTATACGTAGGCAAACGCATTTGTCTATATAAAATCGTATCATCGCcgcatatataatttattttgaaagcgTGCGTACGCCACgcatcttttattttttcgccTAGACAAATGGCTGTCCAAAAGGccagaaaatatacatacatatacaccACTTGTATAGACTTTCATTCAAtgaattttgatatttttcggcttaattgttttttttcgggccTCTCCTAATTCTCTGGGAGATctataaaaatttacaattatgaCTTGGCAACTTTGCGGTTTGGGATATCgacgaccgaccgaccgacacGTGTCTGAAGTTTTGTATCTATTTCTCTGGGGTTTAGGTTTTCTTCTTTGGAGATAAATAGCCACAGGTGACAAAAGAtgtaaatgcacacacacaacttGATATTCAATAGATAACGCTTCTCCGGCCGGGTAAATGAAATCTAAATGAAAGAAACACGGAGCAAATGCCAAAGAAAACTTTCACCCCGAAATAAAGGCAAGAAATAGAAAGACTTTCGCGATACGCACATCTAATTACAGCACTCGAAAAATGCGATTAGAAATCAGTTCTCGTGGAGaatctagaaaaaaaatagagagagaggttGGGCCAGCACTTTCACAATCGAATTTGGTTTTTGGtaacaaaaatattcaagTTCAATGCAAAAGCGGTAAAgattagttattttatttatttattaggcTTTCGAGTACTCGTACTAATCAGTGACGAAGTCTGTGCTATCTTATAACTAATACTATAAACATTCTATACAAAATTGTGCGTGTGAGAGAGCGTGCGATACTCACGCACcggaaaacttaattttattttgatttcttgCCTTTCTGTGTCAACGAACTCATTTGAACTAAATTCTCTTTTAtgatttctgtttttttttcgttccgattttgtattattttttattggacTTTTGGCTCTGCGAGGTGCGTGCGCGGCGGCCTTATCTCAAGAGTGTCTGCTGTGGCGTTGCGTAGGCCGATTTTGAATGCGtttagaaaagaaaagttaTGACGAGAGCGGGCCCCTCTTTTTTTCTTGGTGATTAGAAACCCGTCGATATCGGGCCTAATCAGCAGGGAATTAacatgcatttttaatgtttatttaaagctttacAAGAGGGGAGATTAAAGGGTGAAGAATGTTTAGTTGAAGATATCTAACAGCTTTTTGATTTGTATcttgaaaataaaagcttactttttaaataagaaataattagtaaatatattacaaattctgTAATTTTACTATTATACTATAttcttgttaaatttaaagtttagcTAAAGAGTTCTTGGCTTTTTTGAgattatttataagaaatcaAGCTAAgttaaggtttttaaatatttcaaaattatctaggtttattatataaaaagttttttagtttgggaaaattttagaaatattttaaaatattttaaagcagtttcccttgaaaaaattaatgaattaaatcgattaaatatttatagtccATCTAAGGCGAATGTATAAAAagttttttcaatttaaatatattttaaaatattttatatgtacttttctcaaattaaatttattaaataaattaattaaatatttcttaattatttaggACCATTATATCAAAAGTTTTCtccattcaaaaatattttaaaatatttctaaagcCCCTTTTTCTGtatgtataatatttaaaaatataaaaatatttaaaaatattcaaaactattttttaaacactttccttatatgtataataataaaacaccctgattaaataaaacacaGCTTTAAATACCAAATCTCTGTGGCATTTTGAGGCCTATTTACTTGGCTATTGTCATCAAAACGCTGATAAAGATCCCAGTTTCTGGGATGAACCATTGCAAAAAATCACCCTGCCAGACAGATAAGGAACAATGACATCTTGCCAGTGTAAGTCCCCTCGCCTAGGTGAATCCCATTGAATCCCCATTGGGTCCTATAAAAAGTGGAAGCACTTCTCGGTTGGACATCAGTTTGTTTCTACAATCATCCCAGCCAAGATGTCTTCCAACAAGTCAAGTATCCTGCTTCTAGTGGCCTGCTGTCTGGTGGCTTTTGTGTCTGCCTACCCACAGCCATATCCCGAGGAGTATCTGATGGATGAACCCGCAGAGGAGTATCTTACGACTGAACACGCTGAGCTCCTGTTGGCCGAACCCGAGGACTTTCTAGTGGCCGAACCCGAGGAGCTTTTGGTTCGTCGTGCTCGTTCCCCGGAAGGTGGCTCCGTGGTGCTGACCGCCAGCAAGGACAACCAGGTGGGACGCGAGGCCAGTGTCCAGTATAACCACAATCTCTACACCAGCCGGGATGGACGTGGCTCTATCGATGCCTATGCCCAGGCCAGTCGGAATTTCGACTACAATCGCAACAACTATGGCGGTGGCGTTCAGGCATCTTGGCGCTTCTAAAAAGGGAATGTATTACATTTTGAAGTATTAAAACAACTCAGCCAtgattcatttaaataaagaaaaaagttatAGCCAAATAACAATTCTTGAAGATGGGAAATTCTTAGAGATCTAGGCGCCTGACCAAAACAAACAGTAGCTGCAGTCAATGCATTGGCTATTTACTCAAAGTAACTCAACTGAAAAGACAACAAGAGGGGGCGAAAATGAGGGGAAAATTAGGGAAACAAGTTAAACGAAGTTTGAAATACTCTTTTTGGGgattaaaaagtttaattttgcttCAGAAATtatgtataaatttgtaagGAAACATTAAAAGCTTACAAAATAcctaaaatatacatttttgaagGCGTATAGCTTGGTGATTTCCTGGCTTTAAAgtattcttttatatatttttggtaataacttttgtttaattttcaaaaatgtatttaatttccctgttatatattatttttttacccCAAACGATCAGCTTATTCGTAATGCTTCTTCACAAGTGTATTTGTGGGGAAGAAGTACTAAAAGTCATGAGTCGGTCGCCTTGGGGTCAATGgacttttcttttcctttgCTGCTGGCGTTGTCGTTGTGTAaccaataaaaattgattCTGTTGCTGGGAAGAGAAAGGGGAAAGGGTAAGGGTAAGGGGTAGGTTGGTTGGCTGGCAAGGggaaaatacacacacacacagtcagaGGAGATACTAAATGCAATTGGGGGTTGCTACTGCATCGGCTTCTTGGGGGAATTCTGATGAGAACTTTAAgcactatatatataaacattttaatgttTGTGTTTAATTACTTTCGCTTTCAATAAaaccagaaaaataaataaataatgtataaAAGTCAAGAATTACTCACTCAGGGACTAAAGAGCCGACTTGACCCCCATTggcacatatatttttttgtttcgggAAAGCCAAGGCAAAGGCCTCGTCGTTAATGAAAACCcacgaaaaaggaaaagccacGAAAAAagcactcgcacacacacacactttgaaagagggggaaaaatacaaaataaaatgcatgGAAAATgactttccattttcatttaacAATAAGCAATCAATTGCAAGTTCATGGCACAGCTAACGATCTATTAGAAGAAAGTAAAAACAAGTaacgaaacgaaacaaaagacaacgacaacgacgctGACGACGCCTACACACAGGTAAAGGCCAGGTGAGTGCAGCTGTCAGCTGTTGCCTGTTGGCTGTTGGCTGTTGCAGCTGAGCAAAAGAGCCAAAGAGAAGAGAGTGGCATCTACTAACTGGTTTTCATTTTGGCTTGGAAAAACCACACATCGGCATTGCCCCGTTGCCATTTTTAGTGGCAAAAACTGACTGCATCATAATGAAAGTGAAATGCATTGCgccgatggcgatggcgatggcagtTACCAGACGCAACTCAAGTAAGTCAAGTGCAGCAgccactgcagcagcaggagtcgcaccagcagcaccagcagttGTTGCAACATGAACTGCCGTCTGAGACTCGCTTCCAATTGGATCCTATTGCCTCGCATCGCCTCGGTTTGGAATGGAATGTGCGCGCGCGTCACCGACATCTCCATTTCCACATTTccatctccgtctccgtctccatAGTTATCTGAATTCGGCACCATTCGGTTAATTGGCTAAATGCGAAAAAAGCCCGCAAGCCAAGTACTACACACACTTTGCATGCACTGTAAGAAATGCGGgtctaattaattatatattcagTGAGTTGCAGGGGTAGCAAGCGAAACAACCTCCACTTGGGGTTTTACTTGTGTgggtaaattaattaaattaatttacataGCTAATTTCATAAGCTTTAGAATGCAAAGAAacttatacaaatatttacctaaaatagcattaaaataaaacatttgacCTATAATATCTAATATATCACAAGGCCTAAGACCTGCATCCTTCAATTCCAGAATTGTTAAAACCAGTTGAGAATTATATGTACGCACGTGAAAGATTTTTCGCTTCACAAATATTAGGATAAATATCTCAACGTTTTTATTCATTCAAATTCAACAGAAATCTGTAAaattcgtttatttattttcaaaaatttaaataaattcaaattaaattaaaaattaattaaaacccCTCACATATTTGAAGTTCAGTGCATAATCTGGATAAATTTTGTCAACAGCTTGTACAGCAACAATgcatttaatgtttaatgtaaGCGAGTGCCAGCGTGGAGTGTGCATACACATGTAGATGGCTCCATTTATAGCCAGTGTTCAATGTCAGATCGTCGCCGAAGGTCGTTGTCGGATGCAGCGAATGCGATCGCGCGGTTTTCATCTGGTTTCTTTGCCTCGGATGTTTATCTCAGAGTCCACAGCATGAATATGTATCTGCAACTGCAAATGGACAGCAACccagtatctgtatctttaaatgtatctgtatctgcaagTGCAGTAAAGTTCTGAATCAGTGTAATTGATTCCTACAGCACACACTTGGGCAGACTTGACATTGAGAAGAGCATTTTTCATTGTGGTAGGACCGACTGACTGAGCTCCAAGAACTTTGAGATATTTTAAAGCCCATgtttagtattatttttaataaattattaaaggctttcaaagaatttcttaaatttaatttaactttgaAGTTCCCTCCCAAAtaattgcttaatttattgACTTAACTTTTTCCCCAAAGCCAGTTTCTCTTGCATATTTTATGCGCATGCTCGACTCAATCAAGTCACAATAAATTAACCTCTATTTGTAAGCCAAGTGAATAATGCGAATAGCTAACAAACAGACAGCCAAACACAATGCAACATCAAttcacttttttttagtttttttttttttttttgtattttgttgtatttttttggtcacattTCACTGATTTTGAAAGTGAACGTAGTggcaggcggcggcggtggcgtcGGCAACTGGCGGAATCACGATTTTGTGGGCAGCAGCAAAAATCTCTCTATCTCCCTCGGCTAAGTACAGTGGGTACTAAATATAAAGAAGTTTATTGGAGAAATATATTtgcttataattaattaatggagAAAAAACTAAGCTTAGAGTAAGCTATTTTAAAAGGGaagcatttaaagttttttaagctaatttaaagcttgtaaatacattttttaaggatttttataccacttaaaaattaaataaaatatttgtataaatattaaaagcagTCTCAAAgctatacatatttttttaaatatttttcttaggcatatttattgtaaataaagtttatgaaCTAAGTTGAAGCttgtaaacaatatttttaaagcttaaaaataggTTTAGAAAAATAAGTACTGTTTAAACAGAATTTTcaaagctttaaatatttttaacaaatatttttcttagacAAATTATTGTAGATAAAGTTTAGTTAGGGTATAAGGATCAAAGTCTGAGGATTAGCTAGAAAAAGAAGGTAGAACTTTTACAATTAAACCTTTATGTTAGAGTTTTTCCTGATTCTTAACATTAAAAGAAtccaaattacaatttaaggTCTTAATTCCATTGATTACCAACCCGGTTTTCACTGTGTAGTTacattgttttgatttttcattATCGCTAAAAAACTATGGAATGTTTTCTGGCATTGCACTTGCAAGCAGCACGTGTGCCTGATAAGAATGCGATTAGCCAagtaataagtaaataaataagattaGTGGAAGTAATTAAAGTTCCCCGAATACAACAAGCTGCTAATgttttttataaggagagctgcaactgctgctgctgctgctgctgctgcgtgggTGAAATCCAGCAGACATAAATTTGGCGTCGTCGTGTAGCTGCCGCTTTTTACTTTTCCAGTGTTGTGAGCAAATGAAGCGaaacgtcgtcgtcgtcgttgtcgtgggttacacttctttttttttcaccatttatattattttttgtgttatttctttttttcggcTTGCATCTATGGCTGCGAATGTGagtggaggagctgctgctgcgtagGTTGCTCTGCATCAGGTTGACCCAGTTTTCGCTTTCTGTCTCCGTTTTGGCTGCggtttttgtgcatttttttgtgaaaattaTACGATATGTGTTTTGTGAGATTCACAAGATTTGTGACTGTGATTTGCAACTGCAAATCTGCCACTGCAGGCAGACTTGTACCCATGTTTGTCCGCTTAATTTATGGCACTCACCATGCGACTCAATCAATTTAGCACACATTCTCGTCCCGTCTTCACTGGCGACTTAATCCCGGGGGCACTTATTCAATTAAGCGCCACGTAACGATCTGCAATATTCCTACTAAACTAGTTTCGTGTCCACATCCACTTTCTTATTCTCGGAAACCTGGGAACCTGGGAATGGATTTTGTTTCGGTGTTACAATGACAACGGTTTTCAAATCCGGcaagggttttatttttttatatatattttattgcacTGGAAAGGGCAGTAAAGTGCATTGGATTTGATTATATTTTCGTTATTATTGTATACTCGGTGCCAGTGGGGCGTATACGCGATGCGagcgaaaaataaatcatacgCCATGTGTTACAAAGTAGGAGAATAGGTGACTGATTATGGGTTGGGAGCTTAGAGTTATCAAAAAggttgtgtttatttttggaataaataaaattgagtttttttgaattaaaataaaaatttataatattattctatttatttgtatttttcattcctgaaaaaacccaaaatccttctatgaaaatatttttaataatttattcaacccatttttatgtaaaaactaaaattaatatttaagtttctAAAATCCACACcctttaaatacatttttaaagaatttttacttCTGAATCACTACCACGACACGCCCTGTTGGAAAAATGAACGCCCCCCGGGGTAGCTACTTAGGAAAAGCTTCAGGAAATGCACACACCCCGGCAGGGTTCCTCTTTATGATATCtgcatatgtatttattttgcaatAAACACGAGAAGTTGCCGCCGACAAGATGCGAAAATCCAAATTGGAATTGGCAAATGCAATCTTGGccacacttacacacacatagaAACGCAGCTCAGCAAATAGCACACATACAAAGGCATGGTATAACAGCAAGTCAATGCACTTTTCAAGAGTGCAAGAGAGCCAGAGAAAGAGGGGGAGACAGAGagactgagagagagagagagagctcaACCGTTAGTCGGCTGCCTGTGTGCGTGTCTAGATTTTGCAAtaatttcgttttcatttcgaATTTGAATTTCGTTTTCATTACAAATTCACTTTCACTCACTTATGTCACCATAAAAAACCAAAGGGATGCGCTCTTGTTAATAAACggagtattttttttagtagAATAGAGTTagtaattgtaatttaattgtattttagaGCTTTAAGATGAATTggtatagaaattaaaaaagtacttttaattattttaggaACATATATAGTAAATTTTTGAAGGGAAATTATTATCTATctaataatttcatttaaaaactggaaaactcgtaattaa
Proteins encoded:
- the edin gene encoding uncharacterized protein edin codes for the protein MSSNKSSILLLVACCLVAFVSAYPQPYPEEYLMDEPAEEYLTTEHAELLLAEPEDFLVAEPEELLVRRARSPEGGSVVLTASKDNQVGREASVQYNHNLYTSRDGRGSIDAYAQASRNFDYNRNNYGGGVQASWRF